One Candidatus Campbellbacteria bacterium genomic window carries:
- the rplT gene encoding 50S ribosomal protein L20, producing the protein MTRVKRGTIALKRRRNVLKRAKGFRNTRKSKEKLAKESLVKSGMHAFAHRKDKKNDFRRLWQTRISAAVAPHNISYSKFIGLVNAKKITLNRKMLAEIAMTHPQTFERIVKQVLAPQTKTTAK; encoded by the coding sequence ATGACCCGAGTAAAACGAGGAACAATTGCACTCAAACGCCGTCGAAATGTGCTCAAACGAGCAAAGGGTTTTCGTAATACACGAAAGAGTAAGGAGAAGCTCGCAAAGGAGTCACTCGTAAAGTCAGGAATGCACGCATTTGCACACCGCAAAGATAAGAAAAATGATTTCCGTCGATTGTGGCAAACACGCATTTCCGCAGCGGTTGCTCCCCACAACATTTCATACAGCAAATTCATTGGTCTCGTGAATGCAAAAAAGATAACACTGAACCGCAAGATGCTCGCAGAAATCGCGATGACACATCCTCAAACATTTGAACGTATCGTCAAACAAGTTCTCGCTCCTCAAACAAAGACAACCGCAAAATAA
- a CDS encoding GPI anchored serine-threonine rich family protein, whose amino-acid sequence MKKYLSLFAVALIVGAFFVQPVRAETNPSSMQALIQSLMAQVQELQRQLVILQDQAGGSNATPSITVLYPNGGETLKFGTMIDIVWTAPNITKQQQYFDLYVQTVGADANKRFLLNSAIPMDGTQTKQTYEWEVGTQGAAGAAIPLGYYYMEVCPWSHGEYSKPPCDRSNETFRITNEGPTTPDYIKVTNPNGGEVLYTGKTARITWDKRFDGKDGRVSIALRSECPMISTSIMSGVIVSDTGNTGEYVWKVPSRYANDKCGYKVRIATIPGTTAYMVSDESNDWFEIQLGQGTVDESIDVFNPVGGERYIPGQAISVGFDVRSPDGKPDVAIKLYKTTGDKETIVNEVYYSYEDGFVHNGENKIKFYPAKGSNYSDDELVGTFRIEVLVGEIFCCKPWIEPTDSDMTGEFSISSNPTPVDSIKVISPNGGEVWHAGSTHTITWSSANLSSDRVTIRLASSCAGGWPTIVQDTSDDGSYTWNIPSTYASTICKYKIEVGAWYDDGEGPDVYDFSDGWFQIVRSYTLPPVVLGASASYQDVLSQMANTLKGMQELLQGLK is encoded by the coding sequence ATGAAAAAATACCTCTCCCTGTTCGCTGTTGCCCTTATCGTTGGGGCTTTTTTTGTGCAACCAGTACGTGCGGAAACAAACCCAAGTTCAATGCAGGCACTTATTCAATCGTTAATGGCGCAAGTACAAGAACTTCAGCGTCAATTAGTAATTTTACAGGATCAAGCTGGTGGTAGTAATGCCACCCCATCAATAACAGTCCTCTATCCAAACGGAGGGGAGACGTTGAAGTTCGGCACTATGATAGATATTGTATGGACAGCCCCGAACATAACAAAACAACAACAGTATTTTGATTTATACGTGCAGACAGTCGGTGCTGATGCCAATAAACGTTTCCTACTTAATTCAGCAATACCGATGGACGGAACCCAAACAAAACAAACGTATGAGTGGGAAGTTGGTACACAAGGAGCCGCGGGGGCCGCAATTCCGCTCGGGTATTACTACATGGAAGTATGCCCATGGTCACACGGTGAGTATTCAAAACCTCCATGCGATCGAAGTAATGAAACATTCAGAATTACCAATGAAGGTCCAACGACACCTGACTACATCAAGGTAACTAATCCAAACGGAGGAGAGGTGTTGTACACAGGTAAGACGGCAAGGATTACATGGGACAAGCGATTTGATGGTAAAGATGGACGCGTTAGCATTGCTCTTAGGAGTGAGTGTCCAATGATATCGACTAGTATTATGAGCGGTGTTATTGTCTCGGACACGGGAAACACTGGAGAGTACGTATGGAAGGTGCCAAGTAGGTACGCCAATGATAAGTGTGGATACAAAGTACGTATCGCTACAATCCCTGGAACAACGGCATATATGGTTTCTGATGAGAGTAATGATTGGTTTGAAATACAGTTAGGTCAGGGAACCGTAGACGAATCTATTGATGTATTTAATCCAGTTGGTGGTGAAAGATATATTCCAGGACAAGCAATCTCAGTTGGTTTTGATGTACGTAGTCCAGATGGAAAACCAGATGTGGCAATTAAGTTATATAAAACAACGGGTGACAAAGAAACCATAGTAAATGAGGTGTACTACTCATATGAGGATGGGTTTGTTCACAATGGAGAAAATAAAATTAAATTCTACCCAGCAAAAGGTTCAAATTATTCAGATGATGAACTTGTTGGAACATTTAGGATAGAGGTTCTTGTGGGTGAGATATTCTGTTGCAAACCTTGGATTGAACCAACTGATTCAGATATGACGGGAGAATTTTCTATTTCTAGTAATCCAACACCAGTCGATTCTATTAAGGTAATAAGTCCAAATGGTGGAGAAGTCTGGCACGCAGGAAGCACGCATACGATTACTTGGAGTTCGGCAAATCTTTCCAGTGATCGTGTGACAATCAGACTGGCGAGCAGTTGTGCTGGCGGTTGGCCAACGATAGTGCAAGATACCAGTGATGATGGTTCGTATACGTGGAACATACCATCAACGTACGCAAGTACTATATGTAAATACAAAATTGAGGTTGGGGCATGGTATGACGACGGAGAAGGTCCAGATGTGTACGACTTCAGTGATGGCTGGTTTCAGATTGTGAGGTCATATACACTTCCTCCTGTTGTTCTCGGTGCGTCTGCATCGTATCAAGATGTTCTGAGCCAAATGGCAAACACATTGAAGGGAATGCAGGAGCTTTTGCAGGGATTGAAATAG
- a CDS encoding response regulator yields the protein MTDQKKSILIIEDEIQIRGALRDFLVQNGFAVLEAEDGEKGLDIATREHPNLILLDIVMPKMDGMTMLELLRDDPWGKTAPVIILTNLSATDEKRNADVTKLLPAFYLVKSDWKLENLLEKIHECLS from the coding sequence ATGACAGACCAAAAAAAGTCCATTCTTATTATTGAGGATGAAATACAGATACGCGGAGCGTTGCGTGATTTTTTAGTACAAAACGGATTTGCAGTTCTCGAGGCCGAAGATGGAGAAAAGGGTCTTGATATTGCAACACGGGAACATCCAAACCTCATTCTTCTTGACATTGTGATGCCCAAAATGGACGGTATGACAATGTTGGAATTATTGCGCGATGACCCATGGGGGAAAACGGCCCCCGTTATTATTTTGACCAACCTTTCTGCAACAGATGAAAAACGAAATGCAGATGTTACAAAATTGCTACCGGCGTTTTATTTAGTAAAGAGCGACTGGAAACTTGAAAATCTCTTGGAGAAAATTCACGAATGTCTCTCTTAG
- a CDS encoding response regulator, translating to MIQTSHKVLMVDDDEFLMSLYQKRAAKEGLNLRIALNGKDALDILRGHDFVPDIVALDITMPGMSGMDVLKVIREENLVPNAEIAILSNTAGDAVMTEAKKLGVHKFIFKAAFPPSQIFDELFSITRDGTKG from the coding sequence ATGATACAGACATCACACAAAGTACTCATGGTTGATGATGATGAGTTTCTCATGTCGTTGTACCAAAAACGTGCGGCAAAGGAGGGTCTCAATTTGCGTATCGCACTGAACGGAAAGGATGCACTCGATATTCTTCGCGGACACGACTTTGTGCCAGATATTGTTGCGCTTGATATTACAATGCCGGGCATGTCGGGCATGGATGTGTTGAAAGTGATTCGTGAAGAGAACCTAGTACCGAACGCAGAGATTGCAATTCTTTCCAATACGGCGGGTGATGCGGTCATGACGGAAGCAAAAAAGTTAGGCGTGCACAAATTTATTTTTAAAGCGGCATTTCCTCCCTCACAAATTTTTGATGAACTCTTTTCAATCACTAGAGACGGCACAAAGGGATAG
- the infC gene encoding translation initiation factor IF-3 → MSTPNRNRVRMNALITATEMRVMGPDGENLGVLPREEALAKAREFGLDLVEISPNATPPVVKIIEYGKYLYEQAKKARENKAKSHQTETKSVQVKIGTSEHSMGIKAKQASQWLAEGHRVRFELYLQGRAKYLDKTFLKERMERFLKFITVDFKIAEPVKQAPKGMSMVLEKK, encoded by the coding sequence TTGAGTACCCCAAACAGAAACCGCGTCCGCATGAATGCATTAATCACCGCAACCGAAATGCGTGTGATGGGTCCCGATGGAGAAAATCTCGGTGTACTTCCACGTGAAGAAGCTCTCGCCAAAGCGCGCGAGTTCGGACTTGATCTTGTTGAAATTTCTCCAAACGCAACTCCTCCTGTGGTAAAGATTATCGAATACGGAAAATACTTGTACGAACAAGCAAAGAAAGCTCGTGAAAACAAGGCGAAGTCGCACCAAACCGAGACCAAGAGCGTGCAGGTCAAAATCGGTACCTCCGAGCACAGCATGGGTATCAAAGCCAAACAAGCATCACAGTGGCTTGCTGAAGGTCACCGCGTGCGTTTTGAGCTCTATTTACAAGGCCGTGCTAAGTACTTGGACAAAACCTTCCTCAAAGAGCGTATGGAACGTTTCCTCAAGTTCATCACCGTGGACTTCAAAATTGCCGAACCTGTCAAACAGGCACCTAAGGGTATGAGTATGGTGCTTGAGAAAAAATAA
- a CDS encoding ATP-dependent DNA helicase RecG, with translation MNLIEPVSKHFRINEYQTKALKKLGVVSLHNLLYHFPARYISSANEGVIQTTTSDGVVSLIGTISKTKARKAWKSKIPMTEATLKDESGSLHLLWLHQPYISKMFPEGSLVVVAGKIKEKDGKRSMINPEITHAKPFGSLASNALEARLPNANNVLFGTSTEHNADMPLIPVYPESRGVTSRWFLYTIQKILTQDVLDALHDPIPKDILKKYNLPALATALVWMHTPKTETDAIAARKRFAFEEVFFIQLQKQQERSRADALPTWDISVSKKELTTFIKRFPFTPTNAQTRAIESILENFDSPHAMSRLLEGDVGSGKTFVAAATAYCVVTSRPKSAEGKDQDFGNLQTAYMAPTEILAQQHFESFIEFFKDLPIQIGLITSSGCKKFPSKVNPNGWTDISRPQLLKWVASGEIPILIGTHALIQKSVKFKHLAYVIIDEQHRFGTNQRALLARKTDAPDRDAWRMPHLLSMTATPIPRTLALTVYGDLDLTLLDEQPKGRKEIKTEIVTPAKRAQTYAHIQTLIDEGRQVFVVCPRIDEPDPAKETALRAKSVVEEAKRLKHDVFPKSRIGIVHGKMKPQEKEGVMKEFSEGAIDILVATSVIEVGVNVPNATAIIIEGADRFGLAQLHQLRGRVLRSSYQAYCYLFTDSKSASTSDRLKALASSANGFELAERDLELRGSGELYGGRQWGITDVGMEALRNLKMVEAARNEARQLIETDSELRNTPLLKDAVRERESVHFE, from the coding sequence ATGAACCTCATCGAACCTGTATCCAAACATTTTCGAATTAACGAGTACCAAACAAAGGCACTCAAAAAGCTCGGTGTTGTCTCACTTCACAACCTCCTCTACCACTTCCCTGCACGATACATTTCATCGGCAAATGAGGGCGTTATTCAAACAACCACATCAGACGGCGTAGTGTCTCTTATTGGCACCATTTCAAAAACAAAAGCACGCAAGGCATGGAAAAGTAAAATTCCCATGACTGAAGCAACACTTAAAGATGAATCTGGAAGTTTGCATCTCCTCTGGCTTCACCAACCATACATTTCAAAAATGTTTCCTGAAGGCTCCTTAGTTGTTGTTGCAGGAAAAATAAAAGAGAAAGACGGCAAGCGTTCAATGATTAATCCAGAAATTACGCACGCAAAACCCTTTGGAAGCCTGGCTTCCAACGCGTTGGAAGCCAGGCTTCCAAATGCAAACAATGTGTTGTTCGGTACATCGACAGAACACAACGCCGACATGCCTCTCATTCCTGTGTATCCTGAGAGTCGCGGTGTTACGTCGCGATGGTTTCTCTACACAATCCAAAAAATCCTCACACAAGATGTGTTGGATGCTTTACACGATCCAATTCCAAAAGATATTTTAAAAAAATACAATTTGCCCGCACTCGCAACCGCACTCGTGTGGATGCACACACCAAAAACTGAAACGGATGCAATCGCCGCACGCAAACGGTTTGCATTTGAAGAAGTATTTTTCATCCAACTCCAAAAACAACAGGAACGCTCCCGTGCAGACGCACTTCCAACGTGGGATATTTCTGTTTCAAAAAAAGAACTCACCACGTTCATCAAACGCTTTCCTTTTACACCCACAAACGCGCAGACACGAGCAATTGAAAGCATTCTTGAAAACTTTGACTCACCTCACGCAATGTCCCGTCTCCTTGAAGGAGATGTTGGTTCAGGAAAAACATTTGTTGCAGCTGCAACGGCGTATTGTGTGGTCACCAGCCGACCAAAAAGTGCTGAAGGAAAGGATCAAGATTTCGGAAACCTCCAAACGGCCTATATGGCACCAACAGAAATTCTCGCCCAACAACACTTTGAATCGTTTATTGAATTCTTTAAGGATTTACCGATTCAAATTGGACTCATTACCTCTTCTGGTTGCAAAAAATTCCCTTCAAAAGTGAACCCGAACGGATGGACCGATATTTCCCGTCCACAACTGCTCAAATGGGTCGCCAGTGGTGAAATCCCTATTCTTATCGGCACACATGCACTTATTCAAAAGAGCGTGAAGTTTAAACACCTTGCCTACGTAATTATTGATGAGCAACACCGCTTTGGTACCAACCAACGCGCACTTCTCGCGCGAAAAACAGATGCTCCAGACCGTGACGCGTGGCGAATGCCTCATCTCCTTTCAATGACAGCGACACCAATTCCACGCACGCTTGCACTCACGGTCTACGGCGACCTTGACCTCACACTTCTTGATGAACAACCAAAAGGACGAAAAGAAATTAAAACGGAAATCGTTACGCCAGCAAAACGCGCACAAACATACGCGCACATTCAAACGCTCATAGACGAGGGCAGGCAAGTATTTGTGGTCTGTCCGCGTATTGACGAACCAGACCCAGCAAAAGAAACAGCGCTTCGTGCAAAGTCAGTTGTTGAAGAAGCAAAACGCCTCAAACACGACGTATTTCCAAAATCGCGCATCGGTATTGTGCATGGAAAAATGAAACCTCAAGAAAAAGAAGGTGTCATGAAAGAATTTTCAGAGGGAGCAATTGATATTCTTGTCGCCACGTCGGTCATTGAGGTCGGCGTGAACGTTCCCAATGCCACCGCAATTATTATTGAAGGTGCGGACCGCTTTGGTTTAGCACAACTACACCAGCTCCGCGGGCGTGTTCTGCGAAGTAGCTACCAAGCATATTGTTATTTATTTACTGATTCAAAAAGTGCTTCCACAAGCGACCGTCTGAAAGCACTCGCATCTTCCGCAAACGGTTTTGAGCTTGCAGAACGCGATTTGGAACTACGCGGTTCGGGTGAACTGTACGGCGGACGACAATGGGGCATCACCGATGTCGGTATGGAAGCACTTCGCAATTTAAAAATGGTTGAAGCCGCACGCAATGAAGCGCGACAACTCATTGAAACAGATTCTGAATTAAGAAACACACCACTCCTTAAGGATGCGGTGCGAGAGCGTGAATCAGTTCACTTTGAATAA
- the smpB gene encoding SsrA-binding protein SmpB, translating to MASLIQNKKVLRDVEVLEHVEAGIELKGYEVKSIRAGNGSLDGAYIVVRAGEAFLVKMHIGPYQPKNQPENYDPEKTRRLLLSKKEIRELADGEKQKGLTIVPLSMYNKKGLIKVDCALVRGKKKGDKRESLKKKEAQKDMRRTLKREY from the coding sequence ATGGCGTCCTTGATTCAAAATAAAAAAGTGCTCCGCGACGTTGAGGTCCTTGAACACGTTGAGGCGGGTATTGAGCTCAAAGGATACGAGGTAAAATCAATACGCGCAGGTAATGGCTCGCTTGATGGAGCATATATTGTCGTGCGAGCAGGGGAAGCATTTTTGGTGAAAATGCACATTGGCCCCTATCAGCCAAAAAATCAGCCTGAAAACTACGACCCCGAGAAAACTCGCCGTTTATTGCTTTCTAAGAAAGAAATCAGAGAATTGGCCGATGGCGAAAAACAGAAGGGATTGACAATAGTACCGTTATCGATGTATAATAAGAAAGGATTGATAAAGGTTGATTGCGCGTTGGTTCGTGGGAAGAAAAAAGGAGACAAGCGTGAATCACTGAAGAAGAAAGAAGCGCAAAAAGATATGCGTCGTACTTTGAAAAGAGAATATTAG
- a CDS encoding response regulator — MDTPQNKQKILMVDDDQFLVSLYQKKAEGYPVELSTAFSGEEALSQLREGLVPDIIALDVTMAGMSGMDLLKTIRAEKLVPQARIVVLSNNNENDLAKDMQDLNVSKFIMKASLLPSQVFDELLSVAHIK, encoded by the coding sequence ATGGACACGCCACAAAACAAACAAAAGATTCTTATGGTTGATGACGACCAGTTTCTCGTGTCCTTGTACCAAAAAAAGGCGGAGGGGTATCCTGTTGAACTCTCTACGGCATTCAGTGGTGAAGAGGCCCTCTCGCAACTTCGCGAAGGACTTGTTCCTGATATTATTGCCCTTGATGTAACCATGGCGGGCATGAGCGGTATGGACCTCTTGAAAACAATTCGTGCAGAAAAACTTGTACCACAAGCGCGCATCGTTGTTCTTTCCAACAACAATGAAAATGACCTTGCAAAAGATATGCAAGACCTGAACGTTTCAAAATTTATTATGAAAGCGTCTCTCTTACCCTCACAGGTTTTTGACGAACTGCTCTCTGTTGCGCACATCAAATAA
- a CDS encoding RNA polymerase sigma factor has product MGAPLTGYDSLADALAKAGEGHEMAFRAIYEHLIDRMFSFVRPRARSRDEATDIVQDIFVDVWGAMPRFTYISDAHFYSFVFTIAKRRLIRHYKTHTHESLDDLEQSEHPRVEADITDPDGIRHLIAQLPEKHRDVITLRYFSGLPFVQIAEMLHTTETNAKVRHHRALKELRVLMQKYE; this is encoded by the coding sequence ATGGGAGCACCACTAACAGGGTATGACAGTCTTGCTGACGCGCTGGCGAAAGCAGGAGAGGGGCACGAAATGGCTTTTCGGGCGATTTATGAGCACCTCATAGACAGGATGTTTTCTTTTGTTCGTCCACGAGCTCGTTCGCGTGATGAGGCGACGGATATTGTGCAAGATATTTTTGTGGACGTGTGGGGAGCAATGCCACGTTTTACATACATATCAGATGCACATTTTTATAGCTTTGTGTTTACGATTGCAAAACGCCGACTCATTCGTCACTACAAAACGCACACCCACGAATCGTTAGACGATTTGGAACAAAGTGAACACCCTCGCGTTGAGGCGGACATCACGGACCCAGACGGCATACGACATCTCATTGCACAGTTGCCAGAAAAACATCGTGATGTGATAACACTACGTTATTTTTCAGGATTACCTTTTGTTCAAATCGCCGAGATGCTACATACCACAGAAACAAACGCCAAAGTTCGTCACCACCGCGCGCTCAAAGAGCTTCGAGTTTTAATGCAAAAATATGAATAA
- the ftsH gene encoding ATP-dependent zinc metalloprotease FtsH, translated as MKSTSPKQNPNGKKGNDGKFPMPQMKNRPFLMNVGLTVLLLVVLSFAYNALNSQDAPEDIPLSQVANDVTVGTVKAIVVRGDTLELTYLDSTIKKSEKETGSSLVETLSSYGVSKEQLATTSLSIKQESGFWYWVLNLAPILLPLGFIIFFIWMLTRQVKGAGMQAFSFGQSRAKFFDPKDKLKITFKDVAGVKEAKEELLEIVDFLKNPKKFLKIGARIPKGVLLMGAPGTGKTLLARAVAGEANVPFFSISGSEFVEMFVGVGASRVRDLFQSVKRSGPAIIFIDEIDAVGRVRGAGLGGGNDEREQTLNQILVEMDGFEPNAEIIVMAATNRPDVLDPALLRPGRFDRRVRLDLPDRPDREAILGIHARSKPLAEDANLKVIAERTPGFSGADLQSVMNEAAILAARENRTSVSQFDLIRSIEKVMLGPERKSHILTDKEKKITAYHEAGHALVASVLPNSDPIHKISIIARGHAGGYTLSLPLEERRLLSRKEFIDRLAMTLGGYAAEMLIFGDVTTGPSNDLQVASALARDMVMRYGMSKKLGPIAFEDDDMKMAMNGIMQEGAGYSEKVAALIDEEVSSFIKSALVEAENALKNHRAPLDAIVVHLLEKETIEQEEFEAILRTHGIAVKKDAHKEKVVS; from the coding sequence ATGAAGTCCACCTCTCCAAAACAAAATCCAAATGGAAAAAAGGGAAATGACGGAAAGTTTCCGATGCCACAAATGAAAAATCGCCCATTTCTAATGAACGTGGGTCTTACAGTTCTTTTGCTTGTTGTTCTTTCATTTGCATACAATGCGCTTAACTCACAGGACGCGCCTGAAGATATTCCTCTGTCGCAAGTTGCCAACGACGTAACAGTAGGAACGGTGAAAGCAATTGTGGTACGCGGAGATACCCTTGAACTTACCTACCTAGACAGCACCATAAAAAAATCAGAGAAAGAAACAGGAAGTTCGCTTGTTGAAACACTCTCGTCGTACGGCGTTTCAAAAGAACAACTTGCGACAACATCTCTTTCAATTAAACAGGAATCTGGTTTTTGGTACTGGGTTCTTAATCTCGCTCCAATTCTCCTTCCTCTCGGCTTTATTATCTTTTTCATCTGGATGCTCACGCGACAAGTGAAAGGTGCGGGCATGCAGGCATTTTCATTCGGCCAATCACGTGCAAAGTTTTTTGACCCCAAAGATAAACTCAAAATTACGTTCAAAGATGTTGCAGGTGTGAAGGAAGCAAAAGAAGAACTGCTTGAAATCGTGGACTTCCTCAAGAATCCAAAAAAGTTTCTCAAAATTGGCGCACGCATTCCAAAAGGTGTGCTCTTGATGGGTGCTCCTGGGACAGGGAAGACACTGTTGGCGCGTGCGGTTGCGGGCGAAGCAAATGTTCCATTCTTCTCTATTTCCGGTTCCGAATTCGTTGAAATGTTTGTGGGTGTTGGTGCGTCGCGTGTGCGGGACCTTTTCCAATCAGTGAAGCGTTCTGGTCCCGCAATTATTTTTATTGATGAAATTGACGCCGTTGGTCGTGTACGTGGTGCGGGTCTTGGTGGTGGAAATGATGAACGTGAGCAAACACTCAACCAAATTCTTGTTGAAATGGATGGCTTTGAACCGAATGCGGAGATTATTGTGATGGCGGCAACAAACCGACCAGATGTGCTTGACCCCGCGCTTCTTCGTCCAGGACGTTTTGATAGACGTGTGCGTCTTGATTTACCTGACCGCCCAGACCGTGAGGCAATTCTTGGTATTCATGCACGAAGTAAACCCCTTGCAGAAGACGCAAACTTGAAAGTGATTGCAGAGCGCACGCCTGGATTTTCGGGTGCTGATTTGCAGTCAGTTATGAATGAGGCCGCTATTCTTGCGGCGCGCGAAAACCGCACATCAGTATCGCAATTTGATTTAATTCGCTCTATTGAAAAAGTAATGCTTGGTCCTGAACGAAAGAGTCACATTTTGACGGACAAAGAAAAGAAAATCACCGCCTACCACGAAGCAGGACATGCACTTGTTGCGTCGGTGTTACCAAATTCAGACCCAATTCACAAAATTTCTATCATTGCTCGTGGTCACGCCGGAGGATACACACTCTCGTTGCCCTTGGAGGAACGTCGATTGCTTTCGCGTAAAGAATTTATTGACCGGCTTGCGATGACGCTTGGTGGCTATGCTGCAGAGATGCTTATTTTTGGTGATGTAACAACTGGTCCGTCAAACGATTTACAGGTAGCATCTGCACTTGCTCGGGATATGGTGATGCGCTATGGCATGTCAAAGAAGCTTGGCCCTATTGCATTTGAAGATGATGATATGAAGATGGCGATGAACGGCATCATGCAAGAAGGCGCAGGATATTCAGAAAAAGTTGCAGCTCTTATTGATGAAGAGGTGAGCAGTTTTATTAAGAGTGCACTCGTTGAGGCAGAAAACGCTCTCAAGAATCATCGTGCGCCGTTAGACGCCATTGTGGTGCACTTACTTGAAAAAGAGACGATAGAACAGGAAGAATTTGAGGCTATTTTGCGCACGCATGGCATTGCGGTGAAGAAAGACGCACACAAGGAAAAAGTGGTATCATAG
- a CDS encoding 50S ribosomal protein L35, with translation MKTNKAYSKRLRITKNGKVIGRKAGGNHYNAKESRSTQLARKRSRIISLTPKIRTRYLPSK, from the coding sequence ATGAAGACCAACAAAGCATATTCAAAACGACTTCGCATCACGAAAAACGGTAAGGTTATCGGCCGAAAAGCTGGTGGCAACCACTACAATGCTAAGGAGTCCCGAAGCACACAACTCGCACGCAAGCGTTCACGAATCATTTCACTTACACCAAAAATCCGCACGCGTTATTTGCCGTCAAAGTAG